A single window of Psychromonas ingrahamii 37 DNA harbors:
- a CDS encoding LEA type 2 family protein: MSLWKFIAILCVVGLSGCTQIQQLQDLEVSLINIEPTTAAGLSPRFNVHLLVLNPNPQDLEIEGIILRLDINDKKILSGVSSQIPTLKGYSETPIKIQTAVSLFDLFKLLTSLSQHSGDDIKYQLQTKIDPKGFIAFNLSKEGFLNENLLQGLSNQSR, from the coding sequence ATGTCTCTTTGGAAGTTTATTGCAATATTATGTGTTGTTGGATTAAGTGGATGTACTCAAATACAACAATTACAAGATCTGGAAGTGAGTTTAATTAATATAGAGCCAACAACGGCGGCGGGGTTATCCCCTCGTTTTAATGTGCACTTATTAGTCTTAAATCCGAATCCTCAAGATTTAGAAATTGAAGGCATCATTTTACGCCTGGATATTAATGATAAAAAGATTTTATCCGGTGTGTCCAGTCAAATCCCTACATTAAAGGGATACAGTGAAACGCCCATCAAAATACAAACAGCTGTTTCACTATTTGATCTGTTTAAATTATTAACCTCTCTAAGTCAACATTCAGGTGATGATATTAAATACCAACTGCAAACAAAAATAGATCCCAAGGGATTTATTGCCTTTAATCTAAGCAAAGAGGGATTCTTAAATGAAAATCTTTTACAAGGATTAAGCAATCAATCTAGATAA
- a CDS encoding M18 family aminopeptidase — MNKQNFNEELLGFLDASPTPFHATLNMSMMLENAGFIKLDERQKWKLKEGKKYFVMRNDSSVIAFTYPKDKNYTIVGAHTDSPNIKLKPKPVTKEHGVVKFGVEPYGGLLLNPWFDRDLSLAGRVSYLDSKNVIQHVLINVKKAIAIIPSLAIHLDENANKERTVNKQTDISPILTTNDDFEFDEFLKLQLEKLGIQDVKALYANELSFYDTANASYVGLNDDFIASARLDNLLSCYVGLLSICNVDDDKPMMFIASDHEEVGSESTSGASGSFLENTLRRMYNDYEDYMQMIRGSILISADNAHAIHPNFPYKHDANHAPHINKGTVIKINANQRYASNSTTISRFMNVANAVNEPYQEFVTRSDMGCGSTIGPLTATRLGIDTLDVGLPTLAMHSIRELCGSDDAHSLYKIILGFSK, encoded by the coding sequence ATGAATAAACAAAATTTTAACGAAGAGCTTTTAGGATTTTTAGATGCGTCTCCTACACCTTTTCATGCCACTTTAAATATGAGTATGATGTTAGAGAATGCTGGATTTATAAAGCTTGATGAACGCCAAAAATGGAAGCTCAAAGAGGGTAAGAAGTATTTTGTAATGCGCAACGATTCTTCTGTTATCGCTTTTACATATCCTAAAGATAAAAACTACACAATAGTGGGTGCTCATACAGATTCACCCAATATAAAACTAAAGCCAAAACCCGTTACTAAAGAGCATGGCGTTGTGAAATTTGGCGTTGAGCCTTATGGAGGTCTTTTACTAAATCCTTGGTTTGACAGAGATCTCTCACTTGCAGGGCGTGTTTCTTATCTTGACTCTAAAAATGTTATTCAACATGTTTTGATTAATGTTAAAAAGGCTATTGCGATTATCCCATCACTTGCAATTCATTTGGATGAGAATGCTAATAAAGAGAGAACGGTAAATAAGCAGACAGATATCTCACCTATCCTTACAACAAATGATGATTTCGAGTTTGATGAGTTCTTAAAATTGCAGCTTGAGAAGTTGGGGATTCAAGATGTTAAAGCGCTTTATGCAAATGAACTTAGTTTTTATGACACAGCGAATGCTTCATATGTAGGTTTAAATGACGACTTTATAGCGAGTGCAAGATTAGACAACCTTCTTAGCTGTTATGTTGGACTGCTAAGTATATGCAATGTAGATGATGATAAACCTATGATGTTTATTGCCAGTGACCATGAAGAAGTTGGAAGTGAGTCAACCAGTGGTGCAAGTGGGAGCTTTTTAGAAAATACGCTTAGAAGAATGTATAACGATTATGAGGACTATATGCAGATGATAAGAGGTTCGATTTTAATATCTGCTGATAACGCACATGCAATCCATCCAAACTTTCCATACAAACACGATGCTAATCATGCTCCACACATCAATAAAGGCACTGTTATAAAGATAAATGCAAACCAGCGATATGCTTCAAACTCTACAACTATTTCAAGATTTATGAATGTGGCTAACGCTGTAAATGAGCCGTATCAAGAGTTTGTAACAAGAAGTGATATGGGATGTGGTTCAACTATCGGTCCATTAACTGCGACAAGACTTGGGATTGATACACTTGATGTTGGACTTCCTACTTTAGCAATGCACTCTATACGTGAGCTTTGTGGTAGTGATGATGCACACTCTTTGTATAAAATCATTTTAGGATTTAGCAAGTAA
- the epd gene encoding erythrose-4-phosphate dehydrogenase, with product MSIRIAINGYGRIGRSVVRALYENNRQDEMKVVVINELAEPSAIAHLTQYDSTHGRFPFPVNLQNNLLKIKNDDIHLVRFSELADLPWHEHDIDIVLDCTGIYGSRADADAHIAAGAKKVIFSHPADPDVDATVVYGINHQQLTGDETFISGASCTTNCMVPVIDTLDKHFAIKCGTITTIHSAMNDQPVIDAYHSDLRRTRAASQSIIPVDTKLAAGIERILPKFANKFEAIAVRVPTINVTAMDLSITVSKDVTIQEINDCLLKASETNLKDILGYTEAPLVSIDFNHDPRSCIIDGTQTRVSDGNLVKLLVWCDNEWGFANRLLDTSFYLANLAEQKRLQSTETVKSLEDTGISNEIKDELQDRRKII from the coding sequence ATGTCAATTAGAATTGCTATTAATGGTTATGGACGAATAGGGCGCAGTGTAGTGCGTGCATTATATGAAAATAACCGTCAAGATGAAATGAAAGTCGTGGTCATTAATGAACTTGCTGAGCCGTCAGCGATCGCACATTTAACCCAGTATGACTCAACCCACGGACGTTTCCCCTTTCCCGTTAATTTACAGAATAACCTTCTAAAAATTAAAAATGATGATATTCATTTGGTGCGTTTTTCTGAACTTGCTGATTTACCATGGCATGAACACGATATAGATATAGTCTTAGATTGTACCGGTATTTACGGCTCTAGAGCCGATGCCGATGCGCATATAGCTGCCGGGGCTAAAAAAGTGATTTTTTCTCATCCAGCAGATCCAGATGTAGATGCAACGGTTGTTTACGGTATAAACCATCAACAACTCACCGGTGACGAAACGTTTATTTCGGGTGCTTCCTGTACCACTAACTGCATGGTGCCGGTGATAGATACTCTAGATAAACACTTTGCTATTAAATGTGGGACTATTACGACTATTCATTCTGCCATGAATGATCAGCCGGTGATCGATGCCTACCATTCAGATCTGCGACGTACCCGCGCCGCCAGTCAGTCTATTATTCCCGTTGATACTAAATTAGCCGCAGGAATAGAACGTATTCTGCCTAAATTTGCCAATAAATTTGAGGCGATTGCAGTGCGCGTTCCAACCATTAACGTGACCGCAATGGATCTCAGTATTACCGTCAGTAAAGATGTCACTATTCAGGAGATTAACGATTGTCTGCTAAAGGCCTCTGAGACCAACTTAAAAGATATTTTGGGTTACACCGAAGCGCCGCTGGTTTCAATTGACTTTAATCACGATCCTCGCTCTTGTATTATTGATGGAACCCAAACCCGGGTCAGTGATGGGAATTTAGTTAAACTATTAGTCTGGTGTGATAACGAATGGGGATTTGCTAATCGTTTGTTAGATACCAGTTTTTATCTTGCTAATTTGGCAGAACAAAAAAGACTACAATCTACAGAGACAGTCAAATCACTTGAAGATACAGGCATCAGTAACGAAATAAAGGATGAACTTCAGGATAGAAGGAAAATCATCTAG
- a CDS encoding septal ring lytic transglycosylase RlpA family protein, with protein sequence MPVLSRSRDGYKEVGKASFYANKFQGRLTASGAVFDQNAKTAAHKKLSFGSKVKVTNLTNGKSIMVIINDRGPFVKGRIIDLLRSAFSLIGSLDSGVIKVRIEVVR encoded by the coding sequence ATGCCGGTACTCTCTCGAAGCCGCGACGGGTATAAAGAAGTTGGGAAAGCTTCTTTTTATGCCAATAAGTTTCAAGGCAGACTGACCGCTAGCGGTGCTGTTTTTGATCAAAATGCGAAAACAGCAGCGCACAAAAAATTATCTTTTGGGTCAAAAGTGAAAGTAACTAATTTAACAAATGGCAAAAGTATTATGGTGATCATCAATGACAGAGGCCCTTTTGTAAAAGGGCGTATTATTGACCTGTTACGCTCCGCATTCAGTCTTATTGGTTCTCTCGACTCAGGCGTGATTAAAGTGCGAATTGAAGTGGTTCGCTAG
- a CDS encoding DUF2867 domain-containing protein, producing MTKNILVVGASGYVGSQLVPALAQTGYNVTATARDPAVLAKRSWSRLDNIKIVTLDLTLNTDLSLILQDIDIVFYLVHSMGYGPNFVDIELDNAKNFSAQLKASDVKQLIYLGSLQPASSDSKHFVSRKKTGDILRESNVIVTELRAGIIVGAGSAVFEVMRDVVYHLPVMIMPKCINSHNSPIALQNLLYYLLALLKLPAVTHKIFDVAGPELITYQKQLQIIANLMGKKVHIIPLSMLTTKVAALGFKVITSVPTNIAKALVEGMCYDLTADGSELQSLIPQALLSYEQAVAESLANEQDIINSDLWGFDPDALSYWQPGYAYYPKQAGHCFKTDVSAECLWQQIQLIGTQEGYFYANYLWRIREGIDHLAGGNSLTRYRSHPDKIALGDRIDSWKVIGIKENKFLSLLMGMKAPGLGRLEFNIVDKGAYRELDIRAWWHPAGFLGLLYWFALMPAHLFIFKGMTKAIVKKCKTKM from the coding sequence ATGACAAAAAACATTTTGGTGGTGGGGGCCTCGGGTTATGTGGGTAGTCAACTCGTCCCGGCGCTTGCGCAGACAGGTTATAACGTCACAGCGACAGCGCGGGATCCCGCGGTACTTGCAAAACGGAGTTGGAGCCGACTCGATAATATTAAAATAGTGACATTAGATTTAACCCTTAATACAGATTTATCCCTTATTCTGCAGGATATTGATATTGTTTTTTATCTTGTGCATAGCATGGGCTATGGCCCGAATTTTGTTGATATTGAACTTGATAACGCTAAAAATTTCAGTGCACAGTTAAAAGCCAGTGATGTTAAACAGCTTATCTATTTAGGCTCTCTGCAACCTGCTTCCAGCGATTCCAAGCATTTTGTTTCACGTAAAAAAACCGGTGATATTTTAAGAGAAAGCAATGTTATCGTCACTGAATTAAGAGCTGGCATTATTGTAGGTGCGGGCTCTGCAGTATTTGAAGTGATGCGTGATGTGGTTTATCACCTGCCTGTTATGATCATGCCAAAGTGCATAAATTCTCACAACTCACCTATTGCCTTACAAAATCTGCTCTATTACCTGCTGGCGTTACTCAAACTTCCTGCCGTCACGCATAAAATTTTTGATGTTGCAGGCCCGGAGTTAATTACCTATCAAAAACAGCTACAAATAATTGCCAATTTGATGGGTAAAAAAGTACATATTATCCCCCTGTCAATGTTAACAACTAAGGTTGCTGCCCTCGGGTTTAAAGTTATCACCTCGGTGCCGACCAATATTGCCAAAGCATTGGTGGAGGGAATGTGCTATGACTTAACGGCCGACGGATCCGAACTCCAGTCTCTTATTCCACAAGCATTACTTTCTTATGAACAAGCCGTGGCTGAAAGCTTAGCCAATGAACAAGATATTATTAATAGTGACCTATGGGGATTTGATCCCGATGCGCTTTCTTATTGGCAACCAGGTTATGCTTATTATCCAAAGCAAGCGGGTCATTGTTTTAAAACCGATGTCAGTGCTGAATGCCTTTGGCAGCAGATTCAATTAATCGGTACGCAGGAAGGTTATTTTTATGCAAATTATTTATGGCGAATCAGAGAAGGGATAGATCACCTTGCTGGTGGGAATTCCTTAACGCGTTATCGTAGCCATCCTGATAAAATAGCATTAGGTGATAGAATTGACTCCTGGAAAGTTATTGGCATTAAAGAGAATAAATTTTTGTCTTTATTAATGGGCATGAAAGCACCAGGATTGGGTCGACTTGAATTTAATATTGTGGATAAAGGGGCATATCGGGAGTTAGATATACGTGCCTGGTGGCATCCGGCAGGTTTTTTAGGCTTATTATATTGGTTTGCACTGATGCCCGCACACTTATTTATTTTCAAGGGAATGACAAAAGCTATAGTGAAAAAATGCAAAACTAAAATGTAA